In the genome of Polaribacter sp. MED152, one region contains:
- the hutG gene encoding formimidoylglutamase: MQFLKNLKVKYQEANKKLYSGRISEYNDQYWHEKISISNISDIDKKSKNQFGIIGYACDEGVKRNLGRIGAKNGPDAVRGKLGKLPIHFNDKKITDFGDIICTENNLEDCQIAFSKTISQLISNNYFPIGIGGGHDIAYATFNGIKNGVKNSKEQKIGIINFDAHFDLRTTTFQPNSGTPFHQILSENDNVTYLAIGIQQQSNTKELFETAREKNVSFITNLECETFSKDIKSKLNSFLAKMDLLYITIDLDGLSSAYAPGVSAPSPFGLSPNFVHQALTYLLKSKKTIACDIAELNPIYDQDDITAQLAAKLIDCIIVNA, encoded by the coding sequence ATGCAATTTCTCAAGAATTTAAAGGTTAAATATCAAGAAGCAAATAAGAAATTATATTCAGGAAGAATATCTGAGTATAATGATCAATACTGGCATGAAAAAATCTCAATCTCCAATATTTCAGACATTGATAAAAAATCAAAAAATCAATTTGGAATTATTGGTTATGCTTGCGATGAAGGTGTGAAAAGAAATTTAGGTAGAATTGGTGCAAAAAATGGACCAGATGCTGTAAGAGGCAAATTAGGAAAATTACCCATCCATTTTAATGATAAAAAAATCACAGATTTTGGTGATATTATTTGCACTGAAAACAATTTAGAAGATTGCCAAATTGCTTTCTCTAAAACAATTTCTCAATTAATATCCAACAACTACTTTCCAATTGGAATTGGTGGAGGGCATGATATTGCTTATGCCACATTTAATGGAATCAAAAATGGAGTAAAAAATAGTAAAGAACAGAAAATCGGAATTATAAATTTTGATGCTCATTTTGATTTAAGAACAACAACTTTTCAACCAAATTCTGGCACGCCCTTTCATCAAATATTATCAGAAAATGATAATGTAACCTATTTGGCAATTGGCATTCAACAACAATCTAATACCAAAGAATTATTTGAAACTGCAAGAGAAAAAAACGTTTCATTCATTACCAATTTAGAATGTGAAACCTTTTCTAAAGACATTAAATCTAAGTTGAACTCCTTTTTAGCTAAAATGGATTTGCTCTACATAACTATAGATTTAGATGGATTATCATCTGCATATGCTCCTGGAGTAAGTGCACCTTCTCCTTTTGGATTGTCCCCCAATTTTGTTCATCAAGCTTTAACTTATTTATTAAAAAGCAAGAAAACTATTGCTTGTGATATTGCAGAACTTAACCCAATTTATGATCAAGATGACATTACAGCTCAACTTGCTGCAAAGTTGATAGACTGCATTATAGTTAACGCATAA
- a CDS encoding diphosphomevalonate/mevalonate 3,5-bisphosphate decarboxylase family protein: protein MNTDQFLVKSDINLIENTKFTWKTPSNIALVKYWGKSNPQIPKNASISFTLNNCHTITTIEFEKIEKTTEVTFDLFFEGKKKEEFKPKIAEFFKRIQDYCPYIFNYKMTINSENSFPHSSGIASSASGLSAIAMCLMSLENELVQDLSQDFINKKASFLARLGSGSASRSIEGPLVVWGEHPAIVESSDLYGVQFPFKVDPIFQNYQDVILLVDKGEKQVSSTVGHNLMHNHPYATNRFQQANDNLGKITTILQEGKIKEFIHLVESEALTLHAMMLTSSPYFILMKPNTLEIINSIWEYRNNTNSNICFTLDAGANVHVLFPENEKDEVLQFIDKELSKYCQKNHYICDTVGLGATKM from the coding sequence TTGAATACAGATCAGTTTTTAGTAAAATCAGACATAAATTTAATAGAAAACACAAAGTTTACTTGGAAAACTCCAAGTAACATTGCATTGGTTAAATATTGGGGTAAGAGCAATCCTCAAATACCAAAAAACGCTTCTATTAGCTTTACTTTAAATAACTGCCATACAATAACCACTATTGAGTTTGAGAAGATAGAAAAAACCACTGAGGTTACTTTTGATTTGTTTTTTGAAGGTAAAAAGAAAGAAGAATTTAAGCCTAAAATTGCAGAGTTTTTTAAACGAATACAAGACTATTGTCCTTACATTTTTAATTATAAAATGACGATAAATTCAGAAAACTCATTTCCTCATTCCAGTGGAATTGCTTCTTCAGCAAGTGGATTAAGTGCAATTGCAATGTGCTTAATGAGCTTAGAAAATGAATTGGTACAAGATTTATCTCAAGATTTCATAAATAAAAAAGCATCTTTTTTGGCTAGGCTAGGTTCTGGAAGTGCAAGTAGAAGTATAGAAGGGCCTTTAGTTGTTTGGGGAGAACATCCTGCAATTGTAGAAAGTTCAGATTTGTATGGTGTGCAATTTCCTTTTAAAGTAGATCCTATTTTTCAAAATTACCAAGATGTAATTTTACTGGTAGATAAAGGTGAAAAACAAGTTTCGAGTACTGTTGGGCATAACTTAATGCACAATCATCCTTATGCAACAAATAGGTTTCAACAAGCGAATGACAATCTTGGAAAAATTACTACCATTTTACAAGAAGGTAAAATTAAAGAATTTATTCATTTGGTAGAAAGTGAGGCGCTTACACTACATGCAATGATGCTTACAAGTTCTCCTTATTTTATTTTGATGAAACCAAATACGCTAGAGATCATTAACAGCATCTGGGAGTACAGAAATAATACCAATAGTAATATTTGTTTTACTCTAGATGCAGGTGCAAACGTACATGTGTTGTTTCCTGAAAATGAGAAAGATGAAGTGCTACAATTCATTGATAAAGAGTTGTCTAAGTACTGTCAGAAAAATCATTATATTTGTGATACAGTAGGTTTAGGCGCTACAAAAATGTAA
- a CDS encoding geranylgeranylglycerol-phosphate geranylgeranyltransferase, producing MSSSKMKTFLKKIFSLLSVVRGYNILVLIAAQYLAAIFIFSPQNSIRAVVFDLHLLFTVIATVCVVAAGYIINNFYDVKVDRINRPVKTGIDNYVKQETKLSLYFLLNFVGFVFSWLVSWKAALFFSVYIFGIWFYSHKLKKYPFTGLISATVLTILPFFVIFVYFKNFSEIIFVHAIFLFLVIMVRELIKDLENMKGALANNYNTFSVAYGERKTKELSIVLLISTIFPIAILFRFPELSYMKYYFYLALVTLIAVGILLWVSHQKNQYRLLHNTLKILLLIGVFCLVFIDTSLLLEKVIDSLN from the coding sequence ATGAGTTCTTCTAAAATGAAGACTTTCCTTAAAAAAATTTTTAGTTTACTATCTGTTGTAAGAGGCTATAACATTTTGGTACTAATTGCTGCTCAATATTTAGCGGCTATCTTTATATTTTCACCTCAAAATTCGATTAGAGCTGTTGTTTTTGATTTACACTTATTATTTACTGTAATTGCAACTGTTTGTGTTGTGGCAGCTGGGTATATCATCAATAATTTTTATGATGTTAAGGTAGATAGAATAAATAGACCAGTAAAAACAGGGATTGATAATTACGTAAAGCAGGAGACTAAATTAAGTCTCTACTTTCTATTAAATTTTGTTGGCTTTGTATTTTCTTGGTTGGTAAGTTGGAAAGCTGCTCTTTTCTTTTCGGTTTATATTTTCGGAATTTGGTTTTATTCGCACAAGCTAAAAAAATATCCTTTTACAGGATTAATATCAGCCACTGTTTTAACCATCTTACCCTTTTTTGTCATTTTTGTGTATTTCAAAAACTTCTCAGAAATTATCTTTGTGCATGCCATTTTTCTATTTTTAGTAATTATGGTTAGAGAGTTAATTAAAGATTTAGAAAATATGAAAGGTGCTCTAGCCAATAATTATAATACTTTTTCTGTGGCTTATGGTGAGCGAAAAACGAAAGAATTATCGATTGTTTTATTAATTTCTACCATATTTCCAATTGCTATATTATTTCGTTTTCCTGAATTGAGTTACATGAAATATTATTTTTACTTAGCCTTGGTTACCTTAATTGCTGTTGGTATTTTACTTTGGGTGTCACACCAGAAAAATCAATATAGATTGTTACATAATACTTTGAAGATCTTACTCTTAATAGGTGTTTTTTGTTTGGTTTTTATAGATACTTCATTGCTCTTAGAAAAAGTAATAGATAGCCTAAATTAG
- a CDS encoding glycoside hydrolase family 30 beta sandwich domain-containing protein, with protein sequence MPVKSINQYIVKSLILFSFLLIGSCKPQKESKKYKLEVYQTSFSGDNLKLVTTANNSEDKKASKKVNISIHPEVEFQKYYGFGASFTESSAWNLATIPADLRKDVLNKLFSPTKGVGFSLTRTHINSSDYSNNHYTYVEENDLSLSTLSIHEDLKGFTGNENNQVKNIVLEEPSYDLIPMIKEALDVEGADFKLIASPWSPPSWMKSNETSPMTNGSLLPKYYPIWAEYLSKYVSAYKEEGIDIWGLTPQNEPLHYHDARWDSNGFTPEQGRDFLKNHLGPQFVKDGHLNTSNLNEGVKIIIYDHNKSVMNNYANTIYNDAEANKYAWGTGFHWYANSELKANNYYAHELDKLHKNWPKKAMIHTESSIDLDVKDPIGQYWRESTDYAGKFIPFETYAYDIITDLNHGTQGYIEWCMILSNEGKPNPYDNFNSAPVLINPNTDEVIYTPLYYLLGHFSKFIRPNAVRIDAKSSKIDGVIYTTAKNKDGSLVLVVYNNNEDSFEISLNIENDNYSSIIEAKAMQTIVLK encoded by the coding sequence ATGCCAGTAAAAAGTATCAACCAATACATAGTAAAATCATTAATTTTATTTAGTTTCCTTTTAATTGGTAGTTGTAAACCGCAAAAAGAGTCTAAGAAATACAAACTAGAAGTTTACCAAACTTCTTTTTCTGGTGATAACCTAAAATTAGTCACAACAGCTAATAATTCAGAAGATAAAAAAGCCTCAAAAAAAGTTAATATTTCAATTCATCCTGAAGTTGAATTTCAAAAATATTATGGATTTGGAGCATCATTTACAGAATCTTCAGCTTGGAATTTGGCAACAATTCCTGCAGATCTTCGTAAAGATGTATTAAACAAACTTTTTAGCCCAACAAAGGGCGTTGGCTTTTCATTAACCAGAACTCATATAAATAGTAGCGACTATTCCAACAATCACTATACGTATGTAGAGGAAAACGATTTGAGTTTATCAACACTTAGTATTCACGAAGATTTAAAAGGATTCACAGGAAACGAAAACAATCAAGTAAAAAACATTGTTCTAGAAGAGCCTAGTTATGATTTAATACCAATGATTAAAGAGGCTTTAGATGTTGAAGGTGCAGATTTTAAATTGATTGCTTCACCCTGGAGCCCTCCTTCTTGGATGAAAAGTAATGAAACTAGCCCAATGACAAATGGTAGTTTACTCCCAAAATACTATCCTATTTGGGCAGAATATTTGTCTAAATATGTAAGCGCCTATAAAGAAGAGGGAATTGATATTTGGGGTTTAACTCCACAAAATGAACCACTTCATTATCATGATGCTAGATGGGATAGTAATGGTTTTACACCAGAACAAGGTAGAGATTTTTTAAAAAATCATTTAGGCCCTCAATTTGTAAAAGATGGTCATTTAAATACTTCTAATCTAAATGAAGGCGTTAAAATTATAATCTACGACCATAACAAATCTGTGATGAATAATTATGCAAACACCATCTATAATGATGCTGAAGCGAATAAATATGCTTGGGGAACTGGGTTTCATTGGTATGCCAATTCTGAGTTGAAAGCAAATAACTATTATGCTCATGAACTAGACAAACTGCATAAAAACTGGCCTAAAAAAGCCATGATTCATACCGAATCTAGTATTGATTTAGATGTTAAAGATCCTATTGGCCAGTATTGGAGAGAAAGCACAGATTATGCAGGTAAATTTATTCCTTTTGAAACTTATGCCTATGATATTATTACAGATTTAAATCATGGTACACAAGGCTATATTGAATGGTGCATGATTTTAAGTAATGAAGGCAAACCAAATCCTTATGACAATTTTAATAGCGCTCCTGTTCTGATAAATCCAAATACAGACGAAGTCATATACACTCCTTTATATTATTTATTGGGCCATTTTAGTAAATTTATTAGGCCTAATGCAGTTAGAATTGATGCAAAAAGTTCAAAAATTGATGGTGTTATTTACACTACTGCTAAGAATAAAGATGGCAGTTTAGTACTTGTAGTTTACAACAATAACGAAGATTCATTTGAAATTTCTTTGAATATAGAAAATGATAATTATAGTTCAATAATTGAGGCAAAAGCGATGCAAACCATTGTTTTAAAGTAG
- a CDS encoding mevalonate kinase → MKGPLFYAKILLFGEYGIIKDSKGLAIPFNAYRGALKSSKVLEGAAKESNANLLRFYNHLSQLNSDKVTFNLEAFKNDIENGMYFDSSIPQGYGVGSSGALVASIYDKYATDKITVLENLTREKLLKLKEIFSLMESFFHGKSSGLDPLNSYLSLPILINSKENIEPAGIPSQKEGKGAVFLLDSEQIGETEPMVNIFMNKMKNEGFRKMISEEFAMHTDACIEDFLSGNVSSLFGNVKKLSKVVLKNFKPMIPVAFHKIWAQGINSNDYYLKLCGSGGGGYILGFTEDYKKAQESLKDYKLELVYRF, encoded by the coding sequence ATGAAAGGTCCATTATTTTATGCTAAAATTCTTCTTTTTGGAGAATATGGAATCATTAAAGATTCAAAAGGTTTAGCCATACCATTTAACGCTTATAGAGGTGCTTTAAAATCATCTAAAGTTTTAGAAGGTGCAGCTAAAGAATCTAATGCTAATTTACTTCGTTTTTACAATCACTTATCTCAGTTAAATTCAGATAAAGTAACTTTTAATTTAGAAGCTTTTAAAAATGATATCGAAAACGGTATGTATTTCGATTCTTCTATTCCTCAGGGTTATGGAGTAGGAAGTTCAGGAGCTTTAGTAGCCTCTATTTATGATAAATATGCTACAGATAAAATTACGGTTTTAGAAAATTTAACCAGAGAAAAACTACTTAAATTAAAGGAAATATTTTCTTTAATGGAATCTTTTTTTCATGGTAAAAGTTCTGGATTAGATCCTTTAAACTCTTATTTAAGTTTACCAATTTTAATCAACTCAAAAGAAAATATTGAACCTGCAGGAATTCCTTCGCAAAAAGAGGGGAAAGGAGCAGTGTTTTTGTTAGATTCTGAGCAAATAGGAGAAACTGAACCTATGGTTAACATTTTTATGAATAAAATGAAAAACGAAGGGTTTAGAAAAATGATAAGCGAAGAATTTGCAATGCATACAGATGCTTGTATAGAAGACTTCTTATCTGGTAATGTTTCTTCTCTTTTTGGTAATGTTAAAAAATTATCTAAAGTTGTTTTAAAGAACTTTAAGCCAATGATACCTGTTGCTTTTCATAAAATTTGGGCACAAGGTATAAATTCTAACGATTACTACTTGAAATTATGTGGTTCAGGAGGTGGTGGTTACATCTTAGGTTTTACAGAAGATTATAAAAAAGCGCAAGAAAGCCTTAAAGATTACAAGTTAGAATTAGTATACAGATTCTAA
- a CDS encoding pseudouridine synthase: MNSNKNSSRRRLEGKNSKPLSRKPSNKRTSKKDSSKSSQSSQTNSSTGIRLNKYIANSGVCSRREADTYIEHGSVKVNGKLVTEMGYKVQPDDVVQFDGTSITPEQKRYILLNKPKNYITTMDDDRGRKTVMDLVSNASKERIYPVGRLDRNTTGLLLFTNDGDLAKKLTHPKHNVRKLYHASLDRKLDLKDLEKLRGEVIIEGRKVFIDAVSYVDGQPKTEIGIEIHSGRNRIVRKIFEHVGYKVNKLDRVIFAELTKKNLPRGRWRALTNQEVSNLQMMK, from the coding sequence ATGAATTCAAATAAAAACTCGTCGAGAAGACGACTTGAAGGCAAAAATAGTAAGCCTCTAAGTAGAAAACCCTCTAACAAGAGAACTTCAAAAAAAGATTCTAGCAAATCTTCGCAATCAAGCCAAACCAACTCATCAACAGGAATACGTTTAAACAAATACATTGCCAATTCTGGAGTTTGTTCTAGAAGAGAAGCAGATACGTATATAGAACATGGAAGTGTAAAGGTTAATGGTAAGTTGGTTACAGAAATGGGCTATAAAGTACAGCCAGATGATGTTGTACAATTTGATGGTACATCTATTACACCAGAGCAAAAAAGGTATATTTTATTAAATAAGCCTAAAAATTACATTACTACCATGGATGATGATCGTGGACGTAAAACAGTAATGGATTTGGTCTCTAATGCATCAAAAGAAAGAATTTATCCTGTTGGACGTTTAGATAGAAACACAACTGGTCTACTATTATTTACCAATGATGGTGATTTGGCTAAAAAATTAACGCATCCAAAGCACAATGTGCGTAAATTATATCATGCTTCTTTAGATAGAAAACTAGATCTAAAGGATTTAGAAAAGTTAAGAGGTGAAGTAATTATTGAAGGTAGAAAAGTATTTATAGACGCTGTTTCTTATGTAGATGGGCAACCTAAAACAGAAATTGGTATCGAAATTCATTCTGGTAGAAATAGAATTGTAAGAAAGATTTTTGAACACGTAGGCTATAAAGTAAACAAACTAGATAGAGTTATTTTTGCTGAGTTAACTAAGAAAAATTTACCAAGAGGTAGATGGAGAGCTTTAACTAATCAAGAAGTAAGCAATTTACAAATGATGAAATAA
- a CDS encoding toxin-antitoxin system YwqK family antitoxin → MNFKIISPLLFLLFISFASQAQSKVYFDANWNVVTKEKAVYYRTIATEKSKKQWIIDYYISGKKAQEANYIKGKPDGKFLMYYDSGELKSIGFYEDGLREGVWKTYDKNGKIIKKGKYKNGEKVGVWKTFYKNL, encoded by the coding sequence ATGAATTTCAAAATAATATCACCTTTACTTTTTTTACTTTTTATTTCTTTTGCATCTCAAGCTCAAAGCAAGGTTTATTTTGATGCCAATTGGAATGTAGTTACCAAAGAAAAAGCGGTTTATTACAGAACAATTGCTACAGAAAAATCTAAAAAGCAATGGATTATAGACTACTATATTTCTGGAAAAAAAGCACAAGAAGCCAACTATATTAAAGGAAAACCAGATGGTAAGTTTTTAATGTATTACGATTCTGGAGAATTAAAAAGTATTGGTTTTTATGAAGATGGTTTAAGGGAAGGTGTTTGGAAAACCTATGATAAAAACGGAAAAATTATAAAAAAAGGGAAATACAAGAATGGTGAAAAAGTGGGAGTTTGGAAAACTTTTTACAAAAACCTGTAA
- a CDS encoding sensor histidine kinase, with product MNKNVLHKIKKVPLHLLFWVGIWFFFFTFFSVGSANKSFIFWFSTILSAVSIVASYSFMYQIIPDYLIQKKYSKFALYTIYAFLFSMSVVLMTMVFGFVFFYNLDYQTMPSLTKNPSVILVCVFFIVAIMSSYKVVKYNLKTIDDKRVLETKILKTELQLKEQELRFLKMQIHPHFLFNTLNTIYGFALKKSEHTSEMILKLSNLLDYILYQIEEPFVSLNDEIKHINNYISLEKLRFQDGLDVDFVAEGINDDIEIPPMLFLPFVENAFKHGHQINNVLKVKIHLELVEHSLIFKMINSTNFKSQTKEGIGLVNIKKRLEMIYNDTFDLNIKSNSDLYSVQLSIPIKKHE from the coding sequence ATGAATAAAAATGTACTTCATAAAATAAAAAAAGTGCCTTTACACCTCTTGTTTTGGGTAGGTATTTGGTTTTTCTTTTTTACTTTTTTTAGTGTAGGTTCTGCCAATAAGAGTTTTATTTTTTGGTTTTCTACCATTTTAAGTGCAGTATCCATTGTAGCTTCTTACAGTTTTATGTATCAAATTATTCCAGATTATTTAATACAAAAAAAGTACAGCAAGTTTGCTTTATATACCATTTATGCTTTTTTATTTAGCATGAGTGTGGTTTTAATGACTATGGTTTTTGGTTTTGTGTTTTTCTATAATTTAGATTATCAAACAATGCCAAGTTTAACCAAAAACCCTAGTGTTATTTTAGTTTGTGTGTTCTTTATTGTGGCTATTATGAGTAGTTATAAAGTAGTAAAATATAATCTAAAAACTATTGATGATAAACGAGTTTTAGAAACCAAAATTTTAAAAACAGAACTGCAATTAAAAGAGCAAGAATTAAGGTTTTTAAAAATGCAAATTCATCCTCATTTTTTATTCAATACTTTGAATACTATTTACGGTTTTGCCTTAAAAAAATCTGAACATACTTCAGAAATGATACTTAAGCTTTCTAATTTATTAGATTATATTTTATATCAAATAGAAGAGCCTTTTGTATCTTTAAATGACGAAATAAAACACATTAATAATTACATCTCTTTAGAAAAACTGCGCTTTCAGGATGGTTTAGACGTGGATTTTGTTGCTGAAGGTATTAATGATGATATAGAAATTCCACCTATGCTATTTTTGCCTTTTGTAGAAAATGCTTTTAAACATGGACATCAAATAAACAACGTTTTAAAAGTTAAAATTCATTTAGAGCTAGTAGAGCATAGTTTGATTTTTAAAATGATCAATTCTACCAACTTTAAGAGCCAAACAAAAGAAGGTATTGGCCTGGTTAATATAAAAAAGCGATTAGAAATGATTTATAATGATACTTTTGATTTAAATATTAAGAGTAACTCAGATTTGTATTCAGTTCAATTGTCAATCCCAATAAAAAAGCATGAATAA
- a CDS encoding thiamine diphosphokinase: MKKDKVFLLLNGDKPKKLPNLDKYKLICATDGAYKYLEENNVSPNFVTGDFDSLTNFPKEIEFIETPDQDFTDFDKILQILFDKGFYHIDVFGASGAEQDHFLGNLHTTIQWQHKLKLTFFDNYSMYFLADKVTSIKNCKEKIVSLIPFPEAKQISTQGLQYPLKNENLTFGERIGTRNKAVKNELSISFTEGNLFIFINH; encoded by the coding sequence ATGAAAAAAGACAAAGTTTTCTTATTATTAAATGGTGATAAACCAAAGAAATTACCAAATTTAGATAAGTATAAACTCATTTGCGCTACTGATGGTGCTTACAAATATTTAGAAGAAAACAACGTTTCTCCTAATTTTGTCACTGGCGATTTTGATTCTTTAACCAATTTTCCAAAAGAAATAGAATTCATAGAAACTCCAGATCAAGATTTTACAGATTTTGATAAAATACTTCAAATTCTATTTGATAAAGGATTTTATCATATTGATGTTTTTGGTGCAAGTGGTGCAGAACAAGATCATTTTTTGGGTAATTTACACACAACTATTCAATGGCAACACAAATTAAAACTTACCTTTTTTGATAATTATAGCATGTATTTTTTAGCTGATAAGGTTACATCAATTAAAAACTGCAAAGAAAAAATTGTTTCACTAATACCTTTTCCTGAAGCAAAGCAAATTTCCACTCAAGGATTGCAATATCCTTTAAAAAACGAAAACTTGACTTTTGGAGAAAGAATAGGCACTAGAAATAAAGCTGTTAAAAATGAACTTAGTATTTCCTTTACAGAAGGAAATTTATTTATCTTCATCAATCATTAA
- a CDS encoding MotA/TolQ/ExbB proton channel family protein yields MNFIMEGGPIFMVPLLLLLIAIIVLFVKGLKDNSEKTRNLLKELSLFSFVFGVLGFIIGMLGALEAISQAADISSQVLAGGLKVGLLSPTFGLVIFLIGKLFSIILISKKS; encoded by the coding sequence ATGAACTTTATTATGGAAGGTGGACCAATATTTATGGTTCCTTTATTACTACTATTAATTGCAATTATTGTTTTATTTGTAAAAGGATTAAAAGACAATTCTGAAAAAACTAGAAATTTATTAAAAGAACTTAGTTTATTTTCTTTTGTGTTTGGAGTTTTAGGTTTTATTATTGGAATGCTAGGTGCCTTAGAAGCCATTTCACAAGCAGCAGATATTTCTTCACAAGTTTTGGCTGGCGGTCTTAAAGTTGGCTTATTGTCCCCCACTTTTGGTTTAGTAATCTTTCTAATTGGGAAACTTTTTTCTATTATTTTGATTTCTAAAAAAAGCTAA
- a CDS encoding LytTR family DNA-binding domain-containing protein, whose protein sequence is MNKYSCVIVDDEPMAREILESYILKTPFLVLKKVCKNASEAILFMQSNTVDLYFLDINMPEISGLSLAKIIKNNSKIIFTTAYRDYAVEGFNLNIVDYLLKPFSFDRFLEAVEKATSVEDKVEVKHDFMFVRSDRKMIKIDFNSILYIESLSDYLRIYLEDKTVVCRETISGFEEKLPKQLFIRTHRSFIAAIKKINSYTNEFLEIKDKAVPISRSYKESVLDKLAEL, encoded by the coding sequence ATGAATAAGTACAGTTGTGTTATTGTAGATGATGAGCCAATGGCTAGAGAAATTTTAGAATCCTATATTCTAAAAACACCTTTTTTAGTCTTGAAAAAGGTATGTAAAAATGCATCAGAAGCTATTTTGTTCATGCAGTCTAATACAGTTGATCTTTATTTTTTAGACATAAACATGCCAGAAATAAGTGGTTTGAGTTTGGCAAAAATCATTAAAAACAACTCAAAAATTATTTTTACAACGGCTTATAGAGATTATGCTGTGGAAGGTTTTAATTTAAATATTGTAGATTATTTGTTAAAACCATTCTCTTTTGATCGATTTTTAGAAGCCGTAGAAAAAGCGACAAGTGTTGAAGATAAAGTTGAGGTGAAACATGATTTTATGTTCGTAAGGTCAGATCGAAAAATGATAAAGATAGATTTCAATTCTATCTTATATATAGAAAGCTTAAGTGATTACCTTAGAATTTACTTGGAAGATAAAACTGTGGTTTGTAGAGAAACCATAAGCGGATTTGAAGAAAAATTACCAAAACAACTGTTTATTAGAACTCATAGATCTTTTATAGCAGCAATAAAAAAGATAAATTCTTACACAAATGAGTTCTTAGAAATTAAAGATAAAGCTGTGCCTATTAGTAGAAGTTATAAAGAATCGGTTTTAGATAAATTAGCAGAATTATAG